From the Blattabacterium cuenoti genome, one window contains:
- a CDS encoding valine--tRNA ligase, whose product MSDISIKYNPEYIEKKIYDLWMNNNYFSSFPDKRVPYTIIMPPPNVTGSLHIGHMLNNTIQDVLIRYARMHNHNACWIPGTDHASIATEAKVIEELNKKGISKFFLGREKFLSHVIKWSEKYKNIIFNQIKKLGCSCDWNRVQFTMSKKLSESVKKIFINLYNRGYIYRGYHVVNWDTVAKTTISDEEVIHEEQTCKLYYIKYKIKDENNNITIATTRPETLFGDTAVCYNYNDIRYSHLIGKFVIVPIINKVIPIIRDSCIDINFGTGCLKVTPAHDKKDKQLADKYGLEIINIFNEDGTINENGFHYKGIDRFDARIKVVNELTRLDLLEKTEKYKHKIAISERTSSIIEYRLSIQWFLKMKEISIPAMEAVKNNDIKFYPKKIKKIYIKWMNNIGDWNISRQLWWGHRLPVFYYGKKINEYVVAENINIALKKAIDKSNNHMLTYDNLWKDPDVLDTWFSSWILPITGFDGIINPNNEEMDYYYPTEDIVTGSDIIFFWVARMIVSGFFFKNKKPFKRVFFTGIVRDINNKKISKSLNNSPDPIILIKKYGADAVRLGLMLKNTAGKDFHFDEKICVQGRNFANKIWNAFRLIKSWKVEEKKNECNKENSINKLEKLSLLAIEWMNNRFYFILKIFDENFQKYRLDESLMIVYKFFWVDFCSWFLEIIKPDNGKIISSKVYLNVVFYFENILKLLHPYIPFISEEIWILLKKRKYKENLMLSFWPKKKCYDYNILVSFEKVTKIISKIRNLRLKHNIPYKEKTILFSMRNKCNKEKKYDDIILKLANISKIITVSKVPNESSLVSFFLGEDKFFLFLNNRKISNISSIIISTEKKIQYFNRLLFMIRKNLMNKKYIISVPKKILLKEKKKEKDTLEKIEKLKEQIKYFKGKKEQK is encoded by the coding sequence ATGTCAGATATTAGTATTAAATATAATCCAGAATATATTGAAAAAAAAATATACGATTTATGGATGAATAATAATTATTTTTCATCTTTTCCTGATAAACGTGTTCCTTACACTATAATTATGCCCCCACCAAATGTTACTGGGAGTCTACATATAGGTCATATGTTAAATAATACAATACAGGATGTATTAATAAGATATGCAAGAATGCATAATCATAATGCTTGTTGGATCCCCGGGACCGACCATGCATCTATTGCAACAGAAGCAAAAGTTATAGAGGAATTAAATAAAAAAGGAATTTCTAAATTTTTTTTGGGAAGAGAAAAATTTTTATCTCATGTTATTAAATGGTCTGAAAAATATAAGAATATTATCTTTAATCAGATTAAAAAACTTGGATGTTCTTGTGATTGGAATAGAGTACAGTTTACTATGAGTAAAAAATTATCTGAATCCGTAAAAAAAATTTTTATTAATCTTTATAATAGAGGATATATTTATAGGGGATATCATGTAGTAAATTGGGATACTGTTGCTAAAACTACAATTTCTGATGAGGAAGTTATTCATGAGGAACAAACATGTAAATTATATTATATAAAATATAAAATAAAAGATGAAAATAATAATATAACTATAGCGACAACACGTCCTGAAACTTTATTTGGTGATACGGCAGTTTGTTATAATTATAATGATATTCGTTATTCACATTTAATAGGAAAATTTGTTATTGTTCCAATAATAAACAAGGTAATTCCTATTATTAGAGATTCATGTATAGATATAAATTTTGGAACAGGATGTTTAAAAGTAACTCCAGCCCATGATAAAAAAGATAAACAACTTGCAGATAAATATGGATTAGAAATTATAAATATTTTTAATGAAGATGGAACTATAAATGAAAATGGATTTCATTATAAAGGAATTGATCGTTTTGATGCTAGAATAAAGGTAGTTAATGAATTAACCAGATTAGATTTATTAGAAAAAACAGAAAAATACAAACACAAAATAGCTATTTCTGAACGTACGTCTTCAATAATAGAATATAGATTATCTATTCAATGGTTTTTAAAAATGAAAGAAATATCTATTCCTGCTATGGAAGCAGTAAAGAATAATGATATTAAATTTTATCCTAAAAAAATAAAGAAAATTTATATAAAATGGATGAATAATATTGGTGATTGGAATATTTCTAGACAATTATGGTGGGGGCATAGATTACCTGTTTTTTATTATGGGAAAAAAATTAATGAATATGTTGTAGCAGAAAATATTAATATTGCTTTGAAAAAAGCAATAGATAAAAGTAATAATCATATGTTGACATATGATAATCTTTGGAAAGATCCTGATGTTTTAGATACTTGGTTTTCTTCTTGGATTTTACCAATAACTGGATTTGATGGGATTATTAATCCTAATAATGAAGAAATGGATTATTATTATCCAACTGAAGATATAGTTACAGGTTCTGATATTATATTTTTTTGGGTTGCTCGTATGATAGTATCAGGATTTTTTTTTAAAAATAAAAAACCTTTCAAAAGAGTATTTTTTACAGGAATTGTTAGAGATATTAATAATAAAAAAATATCAAAATCTTTAAATAATTCACCTGACCCAATAATTTTAATTAAAAAATATGGTGCAGATGCCGTACGTTTAGGTCTAATGTTAAAAAATACAGCAGGTAAAGATTTTCATTTTGATGAAAAAATATGTGTACAAGGTAGAAATTTTGCTAATAAAATATGGAATGCTTTCCGTTTAATTAAAAGTTGGAAAGTAGAAGAAAAAAAAAATGAATGTAATAAAGAAAATTCAATAAATAAATTAGAAAAATTATCATTACTTGCTATTGAATGGATGAATAATCGTTTTTATTTTATTTTGAAAATTTTTGATGAAAATTTTCAAAAATATAGATTAGATGAATCATTAATGATTGTTTATAAATTTTTTTGGGTTGATTTTTGTTCTTGGTTCCTTGAAATAATTAAACCTGATAATGGAAAAATTATATCTAGTAAAGTATATTTAAATGTTGTATTTTACTTTGAAAATATTTTAAAATTATTACATCCTTATATTCCTTTTATTTCTGAAGAGATATGGATTTTACTAAAAAAAAGAAAATATAAAGAAAATTTGATGTTATCTTTTTGGCCTAAAAAAAAATGTTATGATTATAATATATTGGTTTCTTTTGAAAAAGTAACTAAAATAATATCTAAAATACGTAATTTAAGGCTAAAACATAATATTCCTTATAAAGAAAAAACTATTTTATTTTCTATGAGAAATAAATGTAATAAAGAAAAAAAATATGATGATATAATATTAAAATTGGCAAATATATCTAAAATAATTACAGTTTCAAAAGTACCTAATGAATCATCACTTGTTTCTTTTTTTTTAGGTGAAGATAAATTTTTTCTATTTTTAAATAATAGAAAAATTTCAAATATTTCTTCAATTATAATTAGTACTGAAAAAAAAATTCAGTATTTCAATAGATTATTATTTATGATAAGAAAAAATTTAATGAATAAAAAATATATAATTTCAGTTCCTAAAAAAATTCTTTTAAAGGAGAAAAAAAAAGAGAAAGATACTTTGGAAAAAATAGAAAAATTAAAAGAACAGATAAAATATTTTAAAGGAAAAAAGGAACAAAAATAA
- a CDS encoding alpha-ketoacid dehydrogenase subunit alpha/beta — protein MNYKKYKDIFFKGERKEISFSLFKNSILNDYKLARISREASILGRKEVLNGKAKFGIFGDGKEIPQLAMAKVFKNGDIRSGYYRDQTFMMAIGVLTVKNFFSQLYANSNLKEEPTSSGRMMTSHFGTRFLNKDGSWKELVKCKNSSADISSTAAQMPRLLGLAQASKIYKQLNNLNITHKKFSNNGNEIAFGTIGNASISEGLFWETLNAAAVLQIPIIISIWDDEYGISVPNKYQFPKKNISDLLYGFHRNKSEKGIEIIEVNGSDYITLIQKYMLAEKIARYEHVPVIIHITKLTQPQGHSTSSSHERYKSKIRLEWEIKNDGIKKFRNWILNFEYEKDKKFKIATVCCLDKIDFEAKEYVKNEQNKAWEDFKKPINKIRQEVLYIFQKINNSCLDYGKKWIKVHIKNNINKLNNYTNFYTKRSIFSMVRKFLYLSYKVKSKHKEFLKKWIEKKYNKEQEDYSSHLYSISRNSHKKVKEIFPLYNLKDNIFVDGRVILRENFDKLLEMYPDLIIFGEDVGKMGDVNQGLEGLQKKYGKIRIFDTGIRESTIIGQAIGLAMRGLRPIVEIQYIDYILYALQIMSDDLACLHYRTKGGQKAPVIIRTRGHRLEGIWHSGSPMGGILNYLRGILILVPRNMVKAAGFYNTLLSSDDPALVIECLNGYRIKEKLPYNLGIFKTPIGVIEVTRNGKDVTIVTYGSTWRIVNEAAEELDKMNIYVEIIDVQSLLPFDYKKNIVKSLKKTNRLLIVDEDVPGGASAYILQKILDEQKGYYYLDSPPETITAKEHRPPYGSDGDYFSKPSVENIVEKVLKMINNN, from the coding sequence ATGAATTATAAAAAATATAAAGATATTTTTTTTAAAGGTGAAAGAAAAGAAATAAGTTTTAGTCTGTTTAAAAATTCAATATTAAATGATTATAAGTTAGCAAGAATTAGCCGGGAAGCTAGTATTTTAGGACGTAAAGAAGTTTTAAACGGAAAAGCTAAATTTGGAATATTTGGAGATGGTAAAGAAATTCCACAATTAGCTATGGCAAAAGTGTTTAAAAATGGAGATATAAGATCTGGATATTATAGAGATCAGACTTTTATGATGGCTATAGGTGTTTTAACTGTAAAAAATTTTTTTTCACAATTATATGCTAATTCAAACTTAAAAGAAGAACCTACTTCTTCTGGAAGAATGATGACATCTCATTTTGGCACTAGATTCCTAAACAAAGATGGAAGTTGGAAAGAACTTGTAAAATGTAAAAATTCTAGTGCTGATATTTCTTCTACTGCTGCTCAAATGCCAAGATTATTAGGATTAGCTCAAGCTTCAAAAATTTATAAACAATTAAATAATTTAAATATTACACATAAAAAATTCTCTAATAATGGAAATGAAATAGCATTTGGAACTATTGGAAATGCAAGTATTTCTGAAGGTTTATTTTGGGAAACTTTAAATGCTGCTGCAGTTTTACAAATTCCAATTATTATTTCTATTTGGGATGATGAATATGGAATATCAGTTCCTAATAAATATCAGTTTCCCAAAAAAAATATTAGCGATCTATTGTATGGATTTCATAGAAATAAAAGTGAAAAGGGAATTGAAATTATTGAAGTAAATGGATCAGATTACATAACACTTATACAAAAGTATATGTTAGCAGAAAAAATAGCTCGTTATGAACATGTTCCGGTAATTATACATATAACTAAATTAACTCAACCACAAGGGCATTCAACATCTTCTTCTCATGAAAGATATAAATCAAAAATTCGTTTAGAATGGGAAATTAAAAACGATGGAATAAAAAAATTTAGAAACTGGATTTTAAATTTTGAATATGAAAAAGATAAAAAATTTAAAATAGCTACTGTTTGTTGTTTAGATAAAATAGATTTTGAAGCTAAAGAATACGTTAAAAATGAACAAAATAAAGCTTGGGAAGATTTTAAAAAACCTATTAATAAAATAAGACAAGAAGTGTTATATATTTTTCAAAAAATTAATAATTCTTGTTTAGATTATGGAAAAAAATGGATTAAAGTACATATAAAAAATAATATTAATAAACTAAATAATTATACTAATTTTTATACAAAAAGATCAATATTCTCTATGGTAAGAAAATTTCTATATCTATCATATAAAGTAAAAAGTAAACATAAAGAATTTTTAAAAAAGTGGATTGAAAAAAAATATAATAAAGAGCAAGAAGATTATTCTTCTCATTTATACAGTATTTCAAGAAATTCACATAAAAAAGTTAAAGAAATTTTTCCTTTATACAATTTAAAAGATAATATTTTTGTTGATGGAAGAGTAATATTGAGAGAAAATTTTGATAAATTGTTAGAAATGTATCCTGATCTTATTATTTTTGGAGAAGATGTAGGTAAAATGGGTGATGTTAATCAAGGATTAGAAGGTTTACAGAAAAAATATGGAAAAATTAGAATTTTTGATACTGGAATTAGAGAATCTACTATTATTGGGCAAGCCATTGGGCTGGCTATGAGAGGACTACGCCCTATAGTAGAAATTCAATATATTGATTATATATTATATGCTTTACAAATTATGAGTGATGATCTTGCTTGTTTACATTACAGAACAAAAGGAGGACAAAAAGCTCCTGTTATTATTAGGACAAGAGGACATCGTTTAGAGGGAATATGGCATTCTGGTTCACCAATGGGAGGAATACTTAATTATTTAAGAGGTATATTAATTCTTGTACCAAGAAATATGGTAAAAGCTGCTGGATTTTATAACACTTTATTATCATCAGATGATCCTGCTTTAGTAATTGAATGTTTAAATGGATATAGAATAAAAGAAAAGTTACCTTATAATTTAGGAATTTTCAAAACTCCTATTGGAGTTATAGAAGTTACTAGAAATGGAAAAGATGTTACTATTGTAACATATGGATCTACTTGGAGGATTGTAAATGAAGCTGCAGAAGAATTGGATAAAATGAATATTTATGTAGAAATAATTGATGTCCAATCTTTGTTACCTTTTGATTACAAAAAAAATATTGTAAAAAGTTTAAAAAAAACTAACAGATTGTTAATTGTAGATGAAGATGTTCCTGGTGGAGCTTCAGCTTATATTTTGCAAAAAATATTAGATGAACAAAAAGGATATTATTATTTAGATAGTCCTCCAGAAACTATAAC
- a CDS encoding LemA family protein: MKKRFLIIISFIFIFILITGSWIIKIYNNLIRLNENIKNQWGQVENVYQRRSDLIPNLVNTVKGSASFEKGTLTQIVESRAKATSIHINADNLSQDQINKFQKAQENLNNSIGKLFFIMENYPTLKATQNFSELQNQLEGTENRINVERNRFNDQVNNFNTYRNQFPEIIISNFFSKFKEKGYFKSQINANKTPIVDFSVILVI, encoded by the coding sequence ATGAAAAAAAGATTTTTAATAATTATTTCTTTTATTTTCATTTTTATACTAATAACTGGTTCATGGATAATAAAAATTTACAATAATTTAATAAGACTAAATGAAAATATAAAAAACCAATGGGGTCAAGTAGAAAATGTTTATCAACGTAGATCAGATTTAATTCCAAACTTAGTAAATACAGTAAAAGGTTCTGCTTCTTTTGAAAAAGGAACATTAACTCAGATTGTAGAATCAAGAGCAAAAGCTACTTCTATTCATATTAATGCAGATAATTTAAGCCAAGATCAAATAAATAAATTTCAAAAAGCACAGGAAAATTTAAATAATTCTATTGGAAAACTATTTTTTATAATGGAAAATTATCCAACATTGAAAGCAACACAAAATTTTTCTGAGTTGCAAAATCAATTAGAAGGTACTGAAAATAGAATAAATGTAGAAAGAAATAGATTTAATGATCAAGTAAACAACTTCAATACTTATAGGAATCAATTTCCAGAAATTATAATTTCCAATTTTTTTTCTAAATTTAAAGAAAAAGGTTACTTTAAATCTCAAATTAATGCTAATAAAACACCTATAGTAGATTTTTCAGTAATTTTAGTAATTTAA
- a CDS encoding TPM domain-containing protein, with amino-acid sequence MNILIKILFIIIPITIVNGQFNIPNHKQNISPIQDYSNVLSKEELHNLNKKLLNYFKITSTEILIILIRDLNGEDPNVVAYKWGERWRIGQFYKNNGIVILLSINDKKISIQNGYGVESYLTDFLTKKIINNIKPYLKNNLYYEAIDNCINDIFKILKNNFVNKKPLKKKKHSLISWIYVFVFFVMIFIFYKNGMINTSLLNTLLITNLFLSNKNNFYEEDEDEFDGLGGGGNFGGGGSSDDWK; translated from the coding sequence ATGAATATACTTATAAAAATTCTATTTATCATAATTCCAATAACAATAGTTAATGGACAGTTTAATATACCTAATCATAAACAAAATATAAGTCCTATTCAGGATTATTCTAATGTTTTGTCTAAAGAAGAATTGCATAATCTTAATAAAAAACTACTTAATTATTTTAAAATAACATCTACAGAAATATTAATTATTCTTATTAGAGATCTTAACGGGGAAGATCCTAACGTAGTTGCATATAAATGGGGGGAAAGATGGAGGATAGGCCAGTTTTATAAAAATAATGGAATTGTTATACTTTTATCCATTAATGATAAAAAAATATCTATACAAAATGGATATGGAGTTGAGTCTTATTTAACTGATTTTTTAACTAAAAAAATTATAAATAACATTAAACCATATTTAAAAAATAATCTTTATTATGAAGCAATAGATAATTGTATTAATGATATATTCAAAATATTGAAAAACAATTTTGTTAATAAAAAACCATTGAAAAAAAAAAAACATAGTTTGATATCATGGATTTATGTTTTTGTTTTTTTTGTAATGATATTTATATTTTATAAAAATGGAATGATTAATACTTCTTTGTTAAATACATTATTAATAACTAATTTATTCTTATCTAATAAAAATAATTTTTATGAAGAAGATGAAGATGAATTTGATGGATTAGGTGGAGGGGGAAATTTCGGGGGTGGAGGTAGTAGTGATGATTGGAAATAA
- a CDS encoding dihydrofolate reductase, translated as MKIILIASVSKNGFIGKNNELMWHIPNDLIRFKNLTMGETILMGRKTFESIGKILPKRKNIVLTRKNTSSIEKTIKKHNGLVISSVKEIKNLSIDRLFVIGGEQTYISLLDYANVLELTIIHKCFFGDTKFPKIYEKKWSKKYEFFYEKDKKNPYNYSFIRFERK; from the coding sequence ATGAAAATAATATTAATAGCTTCCGTTTCTAAAAACGGATTTATAGGAAAAAATAATGAATTAATGTGGCATATTCCAAATGATTTGATAAGATTTAAAAATTTAACTATGGGAGAAACTATTCTTATGGGGAGAAAAACTTTCGAATCAATAGGAAAAATACTACCAAAAAGAAAAAATATAGTACTAACAAGAAAAAATACTTCGTCAATAGAAAAAACCATAAAGAAACATAATGGATTAGTTATTTCTTCTGTAAAAGAAATAAAAAATTTATCTATAGATAGATTGTTTGTAATAGGTGGTGAGCAAACATATATTTCTTTACTTGATTATGCTAATGTTTTAGAATTAACAATTATTCATAAATGTTTTTTTGGAGATACAAAATTTCCAAAAATATATGAAAAAAAATGGAGTAAAAAATATGAATTTTTTTATGAAAAAGATAAAAAAAATCCATACAATTATAGTTTTATAAGATTTGAAAGAAAATGA
- the ndk gene encoding nucleoside-diphosphate kinase, translated as MIENLFGNITCSIIKPDAIERRYIFPIFFEIYKNGFHIIALKMIKISKKSFEKFYEKHKSKYFFESLIKFMSSGPIISMILKKNNAVKDFRLLIGNTNPLIAEKGTIRNLYATSLEKNAIHGSDSNINAIRECRFFFSNEEIFYKKNF; from the coding sequence ATGATAGAAAACTTATTTGGAAATATCACTTGTTCAATTATAAAACCAGATGCTATAGAAAGAAGATATATATTTCCTATTTTTTTTGAAATTTATAAAAATGGATTTCATATTATAGCACTGAAAATGATAAAAATATCTAAAAAATCTTTTGAAAAATTTTACGAAAAACACAAAAGTAAATATTTTTTTGAGTCTTTAATAAAATTTATGTCTTCTGGTCCTATAATATCAATGATTTTGAAAAAAAATAATGCAGTAAAAGATTTTAGATTATTGATAGGAAATACAAATCCATTAATTGCAGAAAAAGGGACTATAAGAAATTTATATGCTACTTCTTTAGAAAAAAATGCAATTCACGGATCTGATAGTAATATAAATGCAATCAGAGAGTGTAGATTTTTTTTTTCTAATGAAGAGATTTTTTATAAAAAAAACTTTTAA